DNA from Pseudanabaena sp. FACHB-2040:
AAATGGGCGGAAAAACCGATTTAGATAGAGTGGTGGCCTATGTTCCGGCTGAGCACAAGAAGGAACTAGAGCAGTGGGCCGAGGCGGAAGAGCGATCGATCTCGTGGCTGGTCGCAAAGCTGATCGACAAGGCTCTGCAAGAACGGCAGCAACAGGTCGACTCTCCAAAGGTGGTTAATTTGCGCTAGGGGTTGGTGTTGGGTCGCGCTGCGCTTGACGCCAACTTGGGGAGTTCAACTTTAGGGCTGGCTGCGTTCCGCAGCTTGCTTTTTTTGAAGACGGTTGAACTTCTGATCTCGTTCTGATACCTTTAACAATCAGGCTGAGCAATCAGCCGTCTCGTAGAACTTAAGGCTCTGCGGGGAAAAGAGAGGATGGCACCCTCCCTAATCCCCTAACCTTCTCAACTTAATCACGGTAAGTCGATGGGCTAGAGCCATTTTAGGATCTAGTCTCTCCCTTTGCCTAAGCTAGCTTGAGAGACTGGGTCTTGAGTTCTACTTTCCTCAACTACAACGGAAGGTAGAACAACCATGTGTGAAGAAAATAAATTTGAACTGCTTCAGTCCATCCCGCTTTCGCCTAACCAGGCGATGCTGAGGCACATTCTGCTGGGCGACTACGGTGCGATTGTTAAAACTATCCAAGCTCTGGCCGTCTTTAACTACGCAGAACCTAAGCACTGGTCCCAAATCATCCCCACTGGCAGGAGCGGCGAATACCTCTCCATCCTGACCAAACGCGAGGTGGCTGAGGCGGATTCAGAAGGCTAGATTTCTTTTCTGCAAGACCTTGTAGGGTACGTTGTTGCAAAGCGCGACGTACCTTACGAGGGAGACTTGTCTTTGCAGAGTTAAACTTAGCCAATGGCCCTGTTATTTGTACCGAAAAGTCACCATGACTGCTCAAACCACGTTCCGCTACGTCAACCGGAACCCAGACATTTTGCAAGGGGAGCTAATCATTACAGGTACCCGCACAACCGTTCATGTAATTGTTGAACTGTAAGCGAACGATTTATATTGATCGCTGGCAACAGCTTTGGCAGAATCTACAAGCTCCGAGAGTGCCTAGTGAAGCGCTAGAGCAGCTGCTCCAAGCCTATTCATCCCCAGACCGCTTTTACCACACACTCACCCACCTCCAAGACTGCCTCTCCAAGTTCGACGCAGCAAAGTCTCTCGCCCGCTGCCCTGAGCAAGTCGAACTCGCGGTCTGGTTCCACGACGCAATCTATGATCCTAAAAGAACCGACAACGAGCAAAAAAGTGCTGAGTGGGCCAGTTCGGTTATCCATCAATCTGGCCTCAGCAGCGACATCGCCGAAAGCGTCTCTCAGCTCATACTCGCTACCCGCCACAACAGCGAAGTCAGCGATAGGGATGCTCAGCTACTGGTTGACATAGACCTTTCTATTTTGGGTAGCCAAGCTGATTTCTGGCAGTACGAGGAAAACATCAGAACAGAATATGCTTGGGTTCCTGTAGATCTGTTCAGGCAAAAGCGAGTTGAGATTCTGCGTGGGTTTTTAGAGCGGCAGCCGCTTTATTACCTTGATGCCTTTAGAGAGCAGTTTGAGGTGCAGGCGCGGGTGAACTTGAGAGATGCGATCGCAAAACTAGAAGATCACCAGAAATAGAGCTGCAGTAACTAAGTTCAACATAGTTAGTTAACAAAGTATCTGTCTAAAGGAATAGCTTATTGAAACAAGTAGAGCTGGGAGAAAGCCACTGTATTCTGTTTGTAAGTCAGTCATTGTTGTATTAATAAGTACCCAGTAGTAAATTGAAAGTGCGATAGTTAAACCCAGATTTTATGCTTCAAAATATGAAAATTTAAGAGGTTCTGCAGCGAATAGTTTGTATCCCGTTAAGCTAAGAAATACTACATCCTCTTATCAAATAATCAGCAAGCTTCTGTTTCCTTTCAAACTACTCTTGGAGGATAAAAGAACACAAAAAAATGGCTGGAACCTCCTATGACATTATTATCATTGGTACAGGAGCCGGAGGCGGTACGTTGGCTCACCGACTTGCTTCCAGCGGCAAAAAAATACTGCTTTTGGAGCGAGGGCGCTTCTTGCCAGTAGAAATGGCAAATCGAGACGCCGTTCAAGTTTTTCAAAGAGACCGCTACCGAACTTCAGAAGTATGGTTCGATAGAGACGACGAACCCCTTCACCCCAGCACGAGCTATTACGTTGGTGGCAATACCAAAGTCTACGGGGGAGCTCTGTTTCGGCTGCGAGAGCAAGATTTTGACACAGTTCACCATGACGGCGGCCTCTCTCCAGAATGGCCCTTGAAATATCAAGACTTGGAGCCCTACTACACCGAGGCAGAAAATCTCTACCAGGTTCATGGACAGCAAGGGCTAGATCCGACTGAGCCAGTGCGGAGCAAGCCCTATCCTTTTTCGCCGATTGTCCACGAACCTCGCATCCAAGAGATTCATGACGGCTTAAAAGGGCAAGGCTTACAGCCCTTTCCTGTACCCTTAGCAATTAAGCTGCATGAAGGCGATCGCTGCCTTAGCCAATGTGTTCGGTGCAGTACCTGCGACGGCTTTCCCTGCATGATCTATGGCAAATCAGATGCAGATATAAACTGTATTCGTCCAGCGCTGGGCCGCAACAGACTAACGTTAATTACCGAAGCAAAGGTAACTTGTCTACACACCAGTCCATCCGGGCGAGAGGTTATTGGGGTTGAGACACAAGTTGGCGACCAGCATCGGGTATTCTCAGCAGGCATCGTTGTTGTGGCTTGCGGTGCGGTTAATTCAGCCGCGCTTTTGCTGCGTTCAGCCAACGATCTGCACCCCAACGGGCTAGCCAACAGTTCTGACCAGGTTGGGCGCAACTTCATGAAGCATCAGAATGGAGTGGTCATGAGCGTCGGCTGGAAGATAAACCCAACCGTTTTTCAAAAGACGGTGGCAATTAACGATTTCTACTGGGGTGAACCGGGCTTCGATTACCCGATGGGGCATGTGCAGCTTCTAGGCAAAATTAACAAAGACATGCTTTCTTCAGAAGCACCTAAGTTTTTACCAGGTTTCTTGCTAGAAAAAGTTGCCCATCATTCTGTTGACTGGTTAGCCATAGCCGAAGATCTACCCGATCCTCAAAATCGAGTACGTCTTAAGGAGAATCAGATCGTTCTAGACTACCGTCCCAATAACACTAGAGCCTTTGATCGCCTGATCAAGCGGTGGATTGCTGTCTTGAAGTCGATTGATCGCAGAGACATTGCCTTTCCCTGTTCCCTTTACTTCTCCAAACGCGATCCTCTACAGCGAGTAGCCCATCAGGTTGGAACCTGTCGATTTGGCATTGACCCTCAAACCTCTGTTCTAGACATTAACTGCCGCACCCACGACGTTGACAATCTTTACGTTGTAGATGGCAGTTTCTTTCCCTCCAGTGCAGCCATCAATCCGGCACTGACCATCATGGCAAACGCTCTCCGCGTTGGGGACCACTTGTTAGAGCGTTTGAAGTAGCCAGTAACTGTAATAAAGATCCCCTTAATCCTCCTTATTAAGTAGAACTTTTCGCTCCCTTTTAAGGGGGATTAGGGGGAATCTAGGTTGGCTCTGCTACTTCTCAAACGGCCTCTTACACTGCTTTATCAAATTCTAAAGCGAGTTGGCCTGTTGGTTTTCTGATGGATCGCGGTTGAGGTCTGAGCTTTGTACTTGCCCATGCAGCTGCTGCTATCAACAACAGCCCTATCCCCGAGGAAGGCTCGGGCACAGCGGCTGAAGGAGGCATTGGTTGACCATAAGGGTTGCCCAAGTAAGCTTCCAGCCCAGTACCGTAGGAATCAATGTTAAGAGATGCCAAGAAGTCTTCGAAGAAAATGTTGATATAGCTGATATCTTCATCGGTAAGCTGTGGGGACCCAGCGCTGGCCCCAAGACTGGGCGACGAAACACTTTTGCCTGGCTGTGAAGTCCCACTAAAGTCAACCAGGGTGCCTGACTCAGCATCAAGCTTTGCCACCCAAGAGTCAAACGATCCGGCACTGACATCACCGAAAGAGCCCTGAGTTACTCCTGTAACAAAGAGACCGCCAGCATTGTCACCAGTAATCGCGTAAGCCTGATCAAAGTCAGAGGTGCCAAACTGCTGCCGCCAGATCTGCTGACCCTCGGTGTTGTACCGGGCTGCCCAGGCATCAAATGACCCGGCATTGGTGCCTGCTAAAGATCCATCCGTGAACCCTGTTAGGAAAAGGTTGTCGCTGGAGTCAATAAACAGGTCAAAGCCCTGATCATTATCCACAGATCCAAACTGTTGCAGCCACTGCTGGTTCCCCAGGCTGTCGTACTTGCTTAGCCAGACATCGTAAGACCCGGCATTAGTTCCTTCTAGATCACCCAAGGTCCAACCGGCAGCGTAGACATTGCCCTGGCTGTCTGTGTCAATGCCTGAGCTCCAGTCGTAATCTGAGCTGCCAAATTGTCGAATCCACTCACGCTCTCCCGCATTATCAAACTTAGTAATGTGGGCATCATAAACCCCAGCATTGGCACCAGGGGCTTCTAAATCTCCTAAGGTCCATCCGGTTGTGTATAGGCTGCCATCTTCACTAACAGTGATATCGTACGACTCATCAAAGGCATCGTCAAAGCCATTGACTTCTGTGAACCATTGTTGGTTGCCATTAGTGTCAAACTTAGCGGCCCAAAAATCATCGGTAGCTAGATCAATAGAGGGTTTAACATCGATTCCTGTTAGGTAAGCATTGCCATCTGCATCGACATCAAGACCAAAGCTTTGGAAGATAGAATTTTGTCCAAATTGCTCAATCCACAGTTGATTGCCTTCACTGTCATATTTGGCAACAAAGGCATCGGAATCGGTAGCCTGCATTGGGGCTGCTAGGTCGCCTGCTGTAATTCCGGTTACATACAGGTTGTCGTTTGGATCGGTAGCGATGCCATAAATGGTTTCAAAGTTTGAAGTGCCAAACTGCTTAGTAAACAGCAAATTGCCATCACTGTCATACTTGGAGATGACCGCATCGCGTGCCCCGCTGGAGTTGGACTTGGCAAGAGAACCCGTTGTTCCTCCGGCAACATAAACATTGCCCTCGGTATCTGTTGCCGTCGCTCCAGAAATATCGAACTCTGCCGTTCCCTGCTGCTGAATTTTCGGTAGCGTTGTCTTGGAGGGTGTAGAGCCTCGGAAGTTAAAATAGCTGTTTTCTAGAGTCAAACTGGAGCTGCCTAGCAAAAAGCCTACGGTGTCAAACCCAGTTTCTTGCTGCAGCAGTATTGCCGAGCCCAGTCCCACATCTAGCAGCTGATAGTTGCCGGAATCGCCGTGTAGCTGAATGGAGTCTAGTTCAGGGTTGAAGTCAACGACTAAAGCGTAGTCGTTGAGGCCAAAGTTGAAATTGTCGAGGTTGCCGTTGGCGTAGTAGGGCTTCGTCCAATCCCCCAGAACAAAGGTGTCGCTCCAGGAGCGAAAGGCAGGATCATCAAGGACTACGTCACCTACAAGAATGTCAAATTGAGACTTAACGGAGGTGCCTTGAACGGGCTGAAAGCCCAGCAAGGTATCATTCCCAGCACGCCCCCAAACCAACTGGTTTAGGTTAAAACCTGCGGCCAGGTCA
Protein-coding regions in this window:
- a CDS encoding CopG family transcriptional regulator — translated: MGGKTDLDRVVAYVPAEHKKELEQWAEAEERSISWLVAKLIDKALQERQQQVDSPKVVNLR
- a CDS encoding GMC family oxidoreductase codes for the protein MAGTSYDIIIIGTGAGGGTLAHRLASSGKKILLLERGRFLPVEMANRDAVQVFQRDRYRTSEVWFDRDDEPLHPSTSYYVGGNTKVYGGALFRLREQDFDTVHHDGGLSPEWPLKYQDLEPYYTEAENLYQVHGQQGLDPTEPVRSKPYPFSPIVHEPRIQEIHDGLKGQGLQPFPVPLAIKLHEGDRCLSQCVRCSTCDGFPCMIYGKSDADINCIRPALGRNRLTLITEAKVTCLHTSPSGREVIGVETQVGDQHRVFSAGIVVVACGAVNSAALLLRSANDLHPNGLANSSDQVGRNFMKHQNGVVMSVGWKINPTVFQKTVAINDFYWGEPGFDYPMGHVQLLGKINKDMLSSEAPKFLPGFLLEKVAHHSVDWLAIAEDLPDPQNRVRLKENQIVLDYRPNNTRAFDRLIKRWIAVLKSIDRRDIAFPCSLYFSKRDPLQRVAHQVGTCRFGIDPQTSVLDINCRTHDVDNLYVVDGSFFPSSAAINPALTIMANALRVGDHLLERLK
- a CDS encoding SBBP repeat-containing protein, with protein sequence MENQPLLQVYTPGSDLAAGFNLNQLVWGRAGNDTLLGFQPVQGTSVKSQFDILVGDVVLDDPAFRSWSDTFVLGDWTKPYYANGNLDNFNFGLNDYALVVDFNPELDSIQLHGDSGNYQLLDVGLGSAILLQQETGFDTVGFLLGSSSLTLENSYFNFRGSTPSKTTLPKIQQQGTAEFDISGATATDTEGNVYVAGGTTGSLAKSNSSGARDAVISKYDSDGNLLFTKQFGTSNFETIYGIATDPNDNLYVTGITAGDLAAPMQATDSDAFVAKYDSEGNQLWIEQFGQNSIFQSFGLDVDADGNAYLTGIDVKPSIDLATDDFWAAKFDTNGNQQWFTEVNGFDDAFDESYDITVSEDGSLYTTGWTLGDLEAPGANAGVYDAHITKFDNAGEREWIRQFGSSDYDWSSGIDTDSQGNVYAAGWTLGDLEGTNAGSYDVWLSKYDSLGNQQWLQQFGSVDNDQGFDLFIDSSDNLFLTGFTDGSLAGTNAGSFDAWAARYNTEGQQIWRQQFGTSDFDQAYAITGDNAGGLFVTGVTQGSFGDVSAGSFDSWVAKLDAESGTLVDFSGTSQPGKSVSSPSLGASAGSPQLTDEDISYINIFFEDFLASLNIDSYGTGLEAYLGNPYGQPMPPSAAVPEPSSGIGLLLIAAAAWASTKLRPQPRSIRKPTGQLALEFDKAV